The Oscillatoria salina IIICB1 genome contains the following window.
ATAATAATTACTGTTCGCGAGTTTGTTGTACCAATGCAATTAAAGTTGCGATCGAGATTAAAGAACAAAATCCCGATTGTGAAATTTACTGCCTTTATATGGATATTCGGGTATTTGGTCGCGGTTATGAGGAATTGTATCGAACCTCACAACAAGAATTTGGCGTGCAGTTTCTCCGGGGTCGGCTTTCCGAGGCTGGTGAAAAAAATGATGGTAGTTTATTGTTGCGTTTAGAAGATACTTTAACCGCAAAACCGATGCGATTGACAGTTGATTTGTTGGTTTTGATGGTAGGAATGGAAGGTAATTCTGAGTTAGCCGAAGTTGCAGGTTTAACTGTTGGTTGCGATCGCTTTTATACCACGGCACATCAACAATATTCTAATAATGCTTCTCCGAGGAAAGGAATTTTTCTCGCGGGGACAGCCACAGGTCCGAAAGCAATTGTCGAATCAATTACTGATGGGCGATCGGCTGCGGCAGAAATTGCGGGTTTTTTAGCTAATAATCAAGGCTTAAATTCATCGGCAAATGGGCAGTTAGTAGCAACAGAAATGGCAGCTTCACATAAGTAAGGTGGAAAAAAATGGTAGCTAAAAAAAAGTTTTTATTTGGGCTGAAAGCCGATCGCCAAATTGACGGCGATAAAATGAATCGAGAATTTAGCGATCGCGTAATGGCGGAAGGTGGAGAAGGTGCCGCGATCGCTGCTTGTATGCAGTGTGGTACTTGTAGTGGTGGCTGTACTAATATTGACCGAATGGATATGTCACCCAGAACCCTTATTCTGATGGTACAACGAGGGGAATGGGAAAAGGTACTGAAAAGTAACAGTCTGTGGTTATGTACTACTTGTTACATTTGTACATCCAGATGTCCTCGTGGGGTGCGCCCTGCCGATGTCATCGAAGCGGTAAAGGCGATCGCAATTCGCCAAGGAATTGAGAACGATTCTACCCGATTTAATCAAATATTTGTTGAGTTAGTTCAGAAACGAGGCATCCTTTTTGAACCAGAATTAATGCAGAAATATGGCGGCTTACAAGCGATGCTCGAACAAGCAAAATTGGGCATTCAATTAACCCTTAAAGGCAAAATGTCGCCCTTTCCGGCAAAAATTAAAAACCCGAAAAAATTTAACGAAGCATTAGAAAAGGCAGGCAAACAATGAAATATTCTTACTATCCCGGATGCAGCCTTCATACCACAGCGAAAGAGTTTGATATCTCCACAAAAGTCGTCATGGAAGAACTGGGAATTGAACTCAAAGAACTTGAAGATTGGTCTTGTTGTGGTGGTTCCGTAGCTGCTGGCGTTTCTCATGACGTAGGAATGGCAATGGCGGCGAGAAATGTCGCTTTAGCCCAAAAGCAAAATCTCGATCTTTTAGCCTCTTGTTCTGGTTGTTATAATAAGTCAGCTAGGGCAGCCAAGGCATTAGAAAATGAAACGGAAAAAGACCGCATTAACACGATCCTTTCCAAGATGGGGATATCAGTTTCTGATTACAATATTAGAGTCAGAAATGTAGTCGATGTCTTAGTCAATGATTTAGATATTTCCAGCCGCATCAAAAAGCCTTTAACAGGTTTAAAAGTTGCTTGTTATTATGGTTGTCTCTTGACTAGACCCGCAGATATTACAGGCTGGGATTCTCCTGTTATCCCGATGTCAATGGATAAATTAGCTCAAGCTTGTGGGGCTGAAGTGGTTGATTTTCGGTCAAAAACTAAATGCTGTGGCGGACCAATTTTAGTCTCAAAACAAGAGGTTGCTTTTGAATTAACTAAAAAACTCTTAGATGAGGCAAAATCTCTGGATGCAGATTGCATTGTTTTGGCTTGTCCCTTGTGTGCAACTAACCTAGAACTAAGACAACCTGATATTGAGAAAAAGTACAATGTGTCTTACAATCTACCAGTTCTTTATATCACTGAAATCATCGGATTAGCTTTAGGAATTAAACCCGGAAAACTGGGGATTAACAAACATATTGTCTCACCGAAATCTGTTTTAGCAAAACTGGGAATTTAAATAATCTCTTTGATCATCCTTTGTCACTCTCCAAGAATGAGAAAAGAGAGATAAATTTGCCTACCCAGCTTGAATTAATTCAAGCTGGAAATTTAAACAGATTGTGATTTTCCTTGATATCTGTCGATTATAGCACGCGATCGATTAATCTAATCAGGAAATTCTTCAACGTGAGCCTCTGCTTCTAAAGTCAATTTACCTTTTTGTAAGTTAAGTTGTTGCAAGCGTAGCTTCATTCCTTCTAATTCAAAGTTGCGTAAGTCAAGCAATTCGCTAGCACTATTTAATAACGCTTTTGTGAGTTCGGGGGAAGCTTTTTTCCCTTGGCTATATTCAACATTTTCTAGGGAGACTCGGTTTCCTCCTTCTGTTGTTTTCGGGACGGCGGTAAAAGCAACTTGTTTCGTTTCGCCTGTTTCCACAATTTGTGTTTCTGCACTCAGGGCAATTTTCTGGTTGTCGGGAATAGTAAAGTTAACTTTTTTCACATTGACTGGGGTTTGTTTGCCGTCTATTTTTACCTGCAAATTTTGCAATTTGTGCTTGATATATTGCGAATTAAAAGCACGTTCGATGTCTTTTTCAGTCAAGACAACATGAGCTTGAGCATCAGTAGGATGTTTTAATTCAATATCACCAAAAGTAGCTTTCAGTGGGTCGATGGCAATACTGTCAATATCTACGTCTAACTCTTCGGTACGGAGGTCTTTTTCCATGACCAAACCATCACCTTCAATCTCGACTGATTCTAATTCTCCTTGTACCAGTTTACCTGGGTCAGTACGGACATCAACTTCTAAGTTATCTGCTTCATCGAGTTGGCTTTTTAAACCAACTTCTGCTGCTGTACTAATTGCTTGTTCGCCTAAATCTTGTTTCTCTTTCATAAGTTAATTACTTGTTTTTTTGCTAATTTAATATCTTGTGGAGACAAACGCCTGTAACTGGTCTAGTATTGAGCCTAAAATATCGCTTTAGTTCAGCGAATCTATCTGACGAAATAAGGTAATTTTTCATTCGGGGAGCTGCTCTATATGAACTTGCGCCCAAAGGATTATTTTTTTTGTTGTTACTTCAATGCGATCTATATCTAAAGATAAGGTAGAGAGTCGCAAATGACGTAATTTTAATAACCGCTCTACTTGTTCTAAAATGGAAATAGTTGCTTCTAAAGGTAGGTCTTTACCTTGTTGAAAATCACCTTTCTGTAGATAAATTTTTTGTTTTTTGTCAATACGCAGTAAGACAGAGAAAGCAACTGCTTTAGTTTGCTTTCCTATTTGAGCAGTTAACTCAGCTTTCAGTGTTAGTTTGTCATTTCCATGTAAGTAACATTCTCCTCGATTCCAAATTAAAGTAAGCGTATCCTGTTCTAAGGAAAAGTCTAACTGACGAATCAGCGATCGCAAATAGTCCGAGTTCAAAACACGATTGAGATCTGCTTCGGTTAAGGTAATTCTCGCTCTAGCATCAGCCGGATGGGTGAGTTCTACTTTCCCCAAAGCAATATTCAATAAATCGATCGCCACATGGTCAGTTTTCAGGAGAATTTCTTCTAAACGCAAATTCTGAGGTGTGATTAAACCCTCTCCGCGCATTTCTACCGAATCTACTTTCCCTTGTACTAATTTCACGGGATTGCTGTCGATATCGATATCTACTTTCTCTGCTTCTTCTAATTGGCTTTTAACACCAATTTCTGCTGCCTTAGAAAGCGCTTCTTCTGGAAGTCCTCTATCTTTTGATTTGGACACAAGGCAGTCTCCTCTCGCGTATTTTTCAATATTTAAATATTAGTTACTCACTTACTTTTTTTTATCTATCTTAAATTTTATTTCTGAATCTTCAACAAATTTTTTCTCAAAAGTCAATCTTCCCAAAGAATTAAATATTTAACTACATTAACAATCAAAAATAGCTGTCCTAGTGACTAGATGAGCCACAGGAAAACAAGCGATCGTCAAGCTAAAACGAGATTACTTGTCTTTCATAAAGTTGAATTATGCTATTTAATAAAGTAATGTATCCAAATCTAACCTATGAACCCACAAAAAAACGATCTAGCCATAGTTGAAGATTTAGTCATTGCCGTAAAACTGACCCATCCTGGTGAGGTAGAAATTGTTGAAGCATCGGCAGCAGTAGATTTAGCAGAATTCGATCTCACACCAGAGGAACTAAAAAAACTGAAGGCGATCTTTCAAAAATTGAACAACAGGCTTTATGAGTCACTGCAAAAAACTTGTCCCGCAGTTTCAGTTATTTCTGAAATCAGGAATAATTCTGATTCTTGGTTAAGTGAAACTTAGTTCAATTTTCCTGGAAAAACTTGGGAAATCACTTCAATTTCACCTGAAACAAAAAAGATATTTTCAGTCAAAATTCCTGAAGATAGAGCAATCCTTTCATACTAGCGAAAGGATTGCTCGCTTATCCTAAATAATCAAGAAAATCAGCTTAGATAAATGTTTAAGGTAGTTGCTTGTAACTATCGATCTCCTAGTTCATTACCATAAGCATCTTCCGCATCAAAAACACCTGGTTCGTTATTCAGCAAACTTTCTTCTTCGTCAAAAACATTAGGTTCGTCTTCGAGAAAGTTATCATTTTGATTGTTGAAATTATTTGGTTGTGTCAAGTTTTGTTCGGATGGACTAGCCGCCATTACAGCCCAGGTATCGTCGCCAATTCTACCATCTACTAACAAATCATTATCGTCCTGAAATTCTCTAACAGCATTTTCAGTCATTGAACCATAAATACTGTCAATTGGACCATCATAATATCCTTGTGCTGCTAAAAACAATTGAGCATCTCTAACCGCAACTCCTCGATCGCCTCTAGTTAATAATGGCGCAGATTGAGTGGTATATTCAAATTCTTGAATGTCACCATCAGCAGTTACAGCTTTGGCTGGGGTACTACCTAATAAAACCGGAGCTACAGATAGTAAAGAAGCAGCACCGAGAGTAAGTCCGGATTGAATAATCTTTTTAATAGCCATAAAAATATTTTCTCCTAAATTTAACTGCAAAGATTTTTTCAGCTTACCTTCAGTTTATCTTCGGATCGTTAAGTGTCGCATCAGGCATAAGTTTGACTTGTTACTAATCGGAAATTAAACCTTGAGAAAGGTTAAAAAGATTTTGTCAAGTAACTAAAGGTAGAAAAAGTTAAAAAACTAAGTTGAGCAGTCAGCGATCGCTACTGTGAAGCTAAAATGTAATTCTTAAGAAAGAAGACATAAAATGAGCTGAATAGATCTTGAATAATTTGATTGTTAGCATGGGATGAAATTATTCCTGAAAAATCCCTAATCTCAGCCGTTAGATAGATTAGGGATTGGGTTAATTTACTCTTCTTTTGGTTCGCTGGTATAATGCAGTTTGAGGAAGCTATCAAAGGCGTACCAAGCGAACACGTACCAGGGAATTATTTCTAGCTGTACTCCTTTCGTTATCAATTGCCGCACCGCTAAAATACTAAATGTCAAAGGAACGAAAAAGCGTAAGTCGGCAATTCCATTGGTTGTGTATTTAACTTCACGGTTAAAGTTAGTAACTGAATCAACGATCGCGGCGGCGGCTTGAGATTTACCTTTTGTTACTTGTCGCTCGAAAGTAATGTTTAAATCTGCTAAAATTTGGCAAAGATCTGTAAAATTTAAGCGATCGCGTGCGTAAAATATGGTAATACTGCCACTAGCAAGATTTGTCCGCACTCGATAAATTTCTAGTATTTCTTTGAGTGTGGCAGCAATGCGTTCGATCTGTTCGGGTTGGCGTGTCCCTAGAAGTCGAAAGCGAAGTCTACCGGGAGTTTGACTCACGATACGAGCAGGTATGGTTGCCAATTCTGGGTCAATTTCCTTAGCGATCGCTGATGTCATTTTACCGTTATTTGTGACTACCATCTCGGAGATCTCCTCATCTGCGATCCGGATGAATATTAATTTTAGACAATAATTTTAAGTTGAGGGTGCGCTCGATTACGCACCCTACTTGAGCGTCACTGGAGTCTATCCTACTCTCCTAACCCATTTCTGAGTTACCTTGAGCAGCTTCGATCGCTTTTTGCGATCGCTTTTCGGCAAGTTCAGCTTTGGCTTCTGCGACCATGTCTTCAAAGGCTTCGCTACCTTCGGCAATAATTCCTTTACCTTTCTCATAGACGACAATGCCGCCTTTGATAACTGCTTTGGTTACAGGTTTCAGCGCGGGAATTACGAATGGTGCAAGCACAACTGCACCGATACCTGCGGCAATACCGGGCGCTCCGAGGTCTTCAAATAAGTCTTCAACTTTAAGTCCCATAATTGGTACCTCCTTTACTACAATTTAACCAAATCTTAAGTAGGGATTGGGTTCAGTTATCAGTTAACAGTTACCAGCGAACAGTCCCCAATCGCCTAAACTTCTGCTTGAACCTTGCGAGGTTGCAAAACTGGTCGCAGTCCGTTGAGTCCGGCAACAACGCTAGAACCGTTGTTGATGGCGGTTGCAGCCATTGGGTTGAGTCCGACAGTCGAGGCTAAGATAAAGCCGACTAAGTTGGGAACAGCGACAATGCTGGTATTTTGATGAATGATTTGCTTGGCGCTACGGGCGATCGCGATCGCTTCGACTAAGCCGTGCAAGTCGTTATTCATCAAGACAACATCGGCGGTTTCGCGAGCGACGTCGGAACCATCTCGAAATGAGATAGATGCGTCTGCGTAAGCTAGGGCTGCCGAATCGTTCAATCCGTCGCCGACAAAAGCGACTGTTTTGCCTTCTTCATGCAACTTTTGGACGATTTCCGCTTTTTGTTCGGGGAAAGCTTCAGCATGAGTATTACTCGGCTTAATTTCGAGTTTTTTGGCGATCGCGGCTGCTCTGGAGGCGCAGTCTCCGGTTAACATCTGGATTTCTGCGCCAATTTCTGTCCGCAAGGCGTTCACAATCTCGAGACTTTCGGGACGCAGGGGATCGTCGTACTGAATTACGCCTTGGAGTTTGCCATCGCTGGCGACGTAAATCGCGGAAACTGATTTGCTGTCAAAATCAGGATAGCGATCGCCTAGCTCTTCTAAACTTACTCCTTCTTGAATCAGGAAGCGTTGGCTACCCACAAGCACGATTTCGCCGTTGATTTCTGCTTCGATACCTAAACCGACGTGATAGTGCCATTCGCCGCGAGGCAAGATTTCCAGTTCTTCTGTTTGGGCTTGGCGAGCGATCGCTTCTGCCACTGGGTGAGTAATTCTTTGTTCCGCAGCCGCAGCGATTTGCAACACTTCTCGGGCGCTGCGATCGCTGGTTGTTTTAATTTCGACGACGGAAACTCGTCCGAGGGTTAAAGTTCCGGTTTTATCGAAAACAATTGTCTCGATTTCCGCCAATTTTTCCAATGCTCGTCCGCTACGAATCAAAATTCCGTGTCGGGCGGCGTAAGTCAATGCTGCTAATACTGTTGTTGGTACGGAGACGCGAATGCCAGTGGCAAAGTCTAAGGTTAACACTGAAGCTGCTCTCGCTGGGCTACCTGTGGCAGCAAAAACGATGCTTCCTAACAACAGCGTGGGCAAGACTGCGCGATCGGCAATCTTGGCGGCATAATTTTCAATGCGGGTATCGTGGACGGGTGCGTCTTGAATTAACTGCACTGTCCGTCCCGCGCGAGTTTCTGCTCCGGTGCGTTCGGTGAGGACGTAAATTTGTCCTTCTCTGACTAAGGTTGTCGCATAAACTGCTTGACCTTGGTTTCGCACTACTGGCATTGATTCGCCTGTGAGTTTTTGCTCGTCGATTAAGGCTGTACCGCGCAGGATCGTACCGTCAATGGGTATTTGTTCCCCTGGATAGACGATAACTATATCTCCGGGCTGTACTTCTTCTAAGGGAATTTCTTCTTTGCCGCCGTTGCGTTCTACCCAAACAAATTGAGCCAGAGAACTCAACAAATCTTGGGTTTGATTTTCTGAAGAACGAGCAGTTAAGTCGCGAATTGATTCTCCGAGTTGGATTAGTGCCAGCATACTCGAAGAGGTGATTAAATGCCCTTGAATTGTGGTAATTGTTAGGGCGCTGAGGTCGAGAAAATCGACGTTTAAACGCCGTTCGCGGAAAATACCTTCGAGGGCGCGTCCTACCACTGGTAAAGCGGCGATCGCGATCGTTCCTCGGATAATTATTTGGGGTATTCCTAGCCCAAAGGGACCGCTTAGCAATGATAGTGTTGTAGCTAAAACGGGCAGTTGCAGTGCTAAACCACAGATTTTCCGATCCGATTGTTCCCTTGACTTGACTGTTACTCGAAGTGGTATATTATCGATACCAGCGAGTTGAATTAAATCGATTAAACGGCTGCGAACTTTACTCGGCTGGGCATCGTCGGGATAATAAACGATGACGCAGCGAGCCGGATAGTTAAATCTTACTTTGCTAAAGTTTTTGTCCGATCCGATTAATCCTTGGAGTCGTTGAACGTATTGGCGATCGCTGAAAATTCTTTCTATCCGACAGCGTATTCGTCCTAAAACTTCATGGACAATTGTATAAGTAATTTCTGAACCGTTTGCTGCTTGATTGTTTTTGCGAGCAACTGGTGCTTTTGACCCATTCTTTTCTCCCTTTACGAGAGTGAGGGTTTGCGGGTGTTCTACCAGTTGTACCATTTCACCCCCCTTGTTTTGATTAACAATTTGTTGGTTAGGCTTCGGCTTTCTGTACGGGCAGGTTTGCCATTAAGTTCAACATTGCCGCTAGCATTGCGTTACGAAAGCGCGACCAACAACTAGCTTTTTCAGTTTTTGGTTGCTGGCTGGTTTGTGCTTCTGTTTCTGCAACTACTTCTGCTTGATTATTTGGTTGTTGAATTGCTTTTGCTTCTGTTTCCTTCGTTGTTTCTAGTTTTGGCGATCGCGGCAATTCTAATTCTTGGTTTTCTGCTAATTCAGTTGCTGGTAAATCTACCTTGGGCGGTAATTGTTCTTCGGCAACTGGAGCATTTTTTTCTTGATTCAGCTTCTTGGTAGATCCCACAGCTACTAACTCTTGGCTATCCGTTAGTTTACCGTTCGTTTTCCCATTTTTGTCGGGGCGAAATTGTTCCATTCCTAGCTCGCTAGCTGCTTGAATCAAACTAGCTAGATAGGATTCCATTTCGTCTTGGTCTACCCGATTTGCTGAATAATCAACGATTACCGATGCAGTATCGCTACTAATCCGAATATTGATAATTCTGTTATCGGCTACCGCTAATCTTTCCAGTCTTTTCGCATAGTCGGCATTTTTAGCAACTTCGGGAATTAGTACGCGAATGCGTCCGGGAACTGCGTGCAGAATGCGATAAACTGCTGCTTGTTTTTCCACATTTTCGGTGGTTAATTCTTCATCAGGAGAAGATTTTTTTTCTCTCGCAATTCCTGGTATTCCTAGATCTAATTGCTCCCAAACTTCGCGAATTAAACTCGTACTAATTAGATATACGGGTAAAGCAGTCCAACCGTAAAACCCCAGCGATCGCGTCAGCAATATTCCGCCGATTGAAGGTACAAACGACTGAAGTCGAGTTGCAGCTTCAGCTACAGCATTGGCTTGTCTGGTTGCTCTTTTTTCTGCTTCAGACAGTGCTTTTATTTCCCCTATTCCACTCTCACCAAGCACTGCTAAAATTTGCGTTTGCTTAATAATATTTGGCTCAAACTTCACAACCAAACTACCTGTTTGCTGGTTGGGACGAATTTCACGCACACCATTCTTTTGTCGTAACTTCTGCGCTACTACTTCAAGTTTTCCTTGAGCGTTTTTATCTGTAGCCCGAAGTCGCATACGACCACCAACAGCAGATACTACCTCAAACCCGCAGCGATCGCGGGGTACCCTGACTTTGGTCATTGATAATACACTTAAGCTCCGGTTAAGAACAGGTTAAGAATATTTAGAGTACAGTTTATTACTATACGACTTTCTTAAGTTTTTTGCAAGGTTTTTTGTATGAAAAAATGTAAATCGAAAAGCTATGCGAATATCTCTTGAAACCAGTAAACAACATCAGCGATCGCTAATTGGTATCAAAATACACCGAATGAAAAAAACTACCTGGTGACAACCACCTGTAGATTAGCGCACAATTTAGTTGACATTTTAACTGAGTATTTTCAGCAAAAATTTAGGTTATATTCAAACAAGCTTTTTCTCATCAAAAAAGCATTAGCCCACTGGAAAATTAAACACCACTGAAACCAATAACAAATCCCAAACGGGGAAAGCAACGCTAAACTAGGTTTGGTAGGATAAACTGTAACCCATGACAATTTTCACGCTGCGATCGGTAAAAAAAGATTTTGGCATCAAAGAAATTTTGCGAGATGCTAGTTTTAGCCTGGAAGAAGGTGATAAAGTAGGCTTAATTGGCACAAACGGCTCTGGAAAATCCACATTATTGAAAGCGATCGCCGGATTAGAACCAATTGATAGCGGCGAAATTTGGGTAAATTCCGGAACAAAAATCGTCTATTTACCACAACAGCCAGAATTAGACGAAAATCGCACCGTTTTAGAGCAAGTTTTTGCTGATAGTGGCGAACAAATGGCATTAGTGCGCGAATACGAAGAAATTTCCGCTCAACTAGCCCGCAATCCCGAGCGTACAGAGCAACTACTGGCGCGTTTGTCAAGTATATCAGCAAAAATTGAAGCTGCTAGTGCCTGGGAATTAGAAACCAACGCGAAAATCATTCTCACCAAGTTAGGAATTGAGGATTTCGAGGTTAAAATAGGCAACCTTTCCGGTGGTTATCGCAAGCGGATAGCGATCGCTGCCGCACTATTGTCAGAACCAGATGTATTATTAATGGATGAACCGACAAACCACCTCGACGCACTTTCGGTAGAATGGTTACAAAGTTATTTAAGTCGTTATCGAGGTGCATTATTATTAATTACCCACGATCGCTACTTTTTAGATCGAGTCACCAATCGCATTATTGAAATCGATCGCGGCGATCTTTACACCTATGCTGGCAACTACGCTTACTACTTAGAAAAAAAAGCAGAAGCCGAAGAATCAGCAGCTAGCAGTCAGCGCAAACATCGAGGAGTTTTGCGACGCGAACTTGAATGGCTGAAACGCGGACCCAAAGCACGTAGTACCAAGCAAAAAGCCCGAATCGATCGCATTCGCGATATGCAGACACAAGAGTTTAAACAAGCCCAAGGTAAAGTCGATATTTCCACCGCAACTCGTCGCATTGGTAAGAAAGTTATTGAATTAGAAAATATTTCTAAATCTTATGACGGGCGTACTTTAATTAACAACTTTACCTACAATTTAAATCCTGAAGATCGCATCGGTATTATTGGCAGTAATGGTGCGGGAAAATCAACTTTAATGGATATTATTAGCGGACGAATAGAACCAGATTCCGGCAAAGTTGAAATCGGTTCGACAATTCATATTGGCTATTTTGACCAGCATTCCGATGATTTAGCCGGACATGAAAATCAACGAGTTATTGAATATCTCAAAAGTGTCGCCGAACTGGTGAAAACTGCTGACGGAAGCGTAATTACCGCCTCGCAAATGTTGGAAAGATTTTTGTTTCCACCCAATCAACAATACGCACCAATTAATAAACTTTCTGGCGGAGAAAAACGGCGTTTATTTTTGTTGCGAGTATTAATGAGTGCGCCCAATGTCTTAATTTTTGACGAACCAACCAACGATTTAGACGTACAAACTTTAGCTGTTTTAGAAGAGTATTTAGAAGACTTTAATGGTTGTGTAATTGTTGTTTCCCACGATCGCTATTTTCTCGATCGCACCGTAGATGCAATTTTCGCCTTTGAGTCGGGTGGTAACTTGCGTCAATATCCCGGAAATTACTCGGTATATTTAGACTACAAGCAAGCAGAAGAAGCCAAAGAAACTCAAGAAAATCAACCTAAAAATACTTCCCAAGCTTCGCCGAAAAAAGCCCAAACTCAAAAGCCAAAATCCGAGAAACCTCGCAAACTTTCTTACAAAGAAAAATCCGAATACGAACAACTAGAAAACACAATTCCCGAAATGGAAGCCGAAAAAGAAGAACTAGAAAAACTTCTTTATAATCATCCTCCCAATGACTTTACCGAAATGCAAGAATTAACCG
Protein-coding sequences here:
- a CDS encoding FAD-dependent oxidoreductase; the encoded protein is MNKKVVVIGGGPAGMAAAGKLQDFGYDVVLVEKKAEVGGHLNKWYKVFPDFTDASEIIANLKQGLGETRILNNATVTQIEGSAPNFKVTVSTGEEIEATAILVATGFKHFDASFKEEYGYGIYDNCITSVELDAMLKAQSVKTSNGKLPKKVAMVHCVGSRDRQVNNNYCSRVCCTNAIKVAIEIKEQNPDCEIYCLYMDIRVFGRGYEELYRTSQQEFGVQFLRGRLSEAGEKNDGSLLLRLEDTLTAKPMRLTVDLLVLMVGMEGNSELAEVAGLTVGCDRFYTTAHQQYSNNASPRKGIFLAGTATGPKAIVESITDGRSAAAEIAGFLANNQGLNSSANGQLVATEMAASHK
- a CDS encoding 4Fe-4S dicluster domain-containing protein, coding for MVAKKKFLFGLKADRQIDGDKMNREFSDRVMAEGGEGAAIAACMQCGTCSGGCTNIDRMDMSPRTLILMVQRGEWEKVLKSNSLWLCTTCYICTSRCPRGVRPADVIEAVKAIAIRQGIENDSTRFNQIFVELVQKRGILFEPELMQKYGGLQAMLEQAKLGIQLTLKGKMSPFPAKIKNPKKFNEALEKAGKQ
- a CDS encoding CoB--CoM heterodisulfide reductase iron-sulfur subunit B family protein, producing the protein MKYSYYPGCSLHTTAKEFDISTKVVMEELGIELKELEDWSCCGGSVAAGVSHDVGMAMAARNVALAQKQNLDLLASCSGCYNKSARAAKALENETEKDRINTILSKMGISVSDYNIRVRNVVDVLVNDLDISSRIKKPLTGLKVACYYGCLLTRPADITGWDSPVIPMSMDKLAQACGAEVVDFRSKTKCCGGPILVSKQEVAFELTKKLLDEAKSLDADCIVLACPLCATNLELRQPDIEKKYNVSYNLPVLYITEIIGLALGIKPGKLGINKHIVSPKSVLAKLGI
- a CDS encoding LmeA family phospholipid-binding protein; amino-acid sequence: MKEKQDLGEQAISTAAEVGLKSQLDEADNLEVDVRTDPGKLVQGELESVEIEGDGLVMEKDLRTEELDVDIDSIAIDPLKATFGDIELKHPTDAQAHVVLTEKDIERAFNSQYIKHKLQNLQVKIDGKQTPVNVKKVNFTIPDNQKIALSAETQIVETGETKQVAFTAVPKTTEGGNRVSLENVEYSQGKKASPELTKALLNSASELLDLRNFELEGMKLRLQQLNLQKGKLTLEAEAHVEEFPD
- a CDS encoding LmeA family phospholipid-binding protein, which gives rise to MSKSKDRGLPEEALSKAAEIGVKSQLEEAEKVDIDIDSNPVKLVQGKVDSVEMRGEGLITPQNLRLEEILLKTDHVAIDLLNIALGKVELTHPADARARITLTEADLNRVLNSDYLRSLIRQLDFSLEQDTLTLIWNRGECYLHGNDKLTLKAELTAQIGKQTKAVAFSVLLRIDKKQKIYLQKGDFQQGKDLPLEATISILEQVERLLKLRHLRLSTLSLDIDRIEVTTKKIILWAQVHIEQLPE
- a CDS encoding peptidoglycan-binding domain-containing protein yields the protein MAIKKIIQSGLTLGAASLLSVAPVLLGSTPAKAVTADGDIQEFEYTTQSAPLLTRGDRGVAVRDAQLFLAAQGYYDGPIDSIYGSMTENAVREFQDDNDLLVDGRIGDDTWAVMAASPSEQNLTQPNNFNNQNDNFLEDEPNVFDEEESLLNNEPGVFDAEDAYGNELGDR
- a CDS encoding HMA2 domain-containing protein, encoding MVVTNNGKMTSAIAKEIDPELATIPARIVSQTPGRLRFRLLGTRQPEQIERIAATLKEILEIYRVRTNLASGSITIFYARDRLNFTDLCQILADLNITFERQVTKGKSQAAAAIVDSVTNFNREVKYTTNGIADLRFFVPLTFSILAVRQLITKGVQLEIIPWYVFAWYAFDSFLKLHYTSEPKEE
- a CDS encoding DUF5132 domain-containing protein; the protein is MGLKVEDLFEDLGAPGIAAGIGAVVLAPFVIPALKPVTKAVIKGGIVVYEKGKGIIAEGSEAFEDMVAEAKAELAEKRSQKAIEAAQGNSEMG
- a CDS encoding heavy metal translocating P-type ATPase, translated to MVQLVEHPQTLTLVKGEKNGSKAPVARKNNQAANGSEITYTIVHEVLGRIRCRIERIFSDRQYVQRLQGLIGSDKNFSKVRFNYPARCVIVYYPDDAQPSKVRSRLIDLIQLAGIDNIPLRVTVKSREQSDRKICGLALQLPVLATTLSLLSGPFGLGIPQIIIRGTIAIAALPVVGRALEGIFRERRLNVDFLDLSALTITTIQGHLITSSSMLALIQLGESIRDLTARSSENQTQDLLSSLAQFVWVERNGGKEEIPLEEVQPGDIVIVYPGEQIPIDGTILRGTALIDEQKLTGESMPVVRNQGQAVYATTLVREGQIYVLTERTGAETRAGRTVQLIQDAPVHDTRIENYAAKIADRAVLPTLLLGSIVFAATGSPARAASVLTLDFATGIRVSVPTTVLAALTYAARHGILIRSGRALEKLAEIETIVFDKTGTLTLGRVSVVEIKTTSDRSAREVLQIAAAAEQRITHPVAEAIARQAQTEELEILPRGEWHYHVGLGIEAEINGEIVLVGSQRFLIQEGVSLEELGDRYPDFDSKSVSAIYVASDGKLQGVIQYDDPLRPESLEIVNALRTEIGAEIQMLTGDCASRAAAIAKKLEIKPSNTHAEAFPEQKAEIVQKLHEEGKTVAFVGDGLNDSAALAYADASISFRDGSDVARETADVVLMNNDLHGLVEAIAIARSAKQIIHQNTSIVAVPNLVGFILASTVGLNPMAATAINNGSSVVAGLNGLRPVLQPRKVQAEV
- a CDS encoding ABC-F family ATP-binding cassette domain-containing protein — its product is MTIFTLRSVKKDFGIKEILRDASFSLEEGDKVGLIGTNGSGKSTLLKAIAGLEPIDSGEIWVNSGTKIVYLPQQPELDENRTVLEQVFADSGEQMALVREYEEISAQLARNPERTEQLLARLSSISAKIEAASAWELETNAKIILTKLGIEDFEVKIGNLSGGYRKRIAIAAALLSEPDVLLMDEPTNHLDALSVEWLQSYLSRYRGALLLITHDRYFLDRVTNRIIEIDRGDLYTYAGNYAYYLEKKAEAEESAASSQRKHRGVLRRELEWLKRGPKARSTKQKARIDRIRDMQTQEFKQAQGKVDISTATRRIGKKVIELENISKSYDGRTLINNFTYNLNPEDRIGIIGSNGAGKSTLMDIISGRIEPDSGKVEIGSTIHIGYFDQHSDDLAGHENQRVIEYLKSVAELVKTADGSVITASQMLERFLFPPNQQYAPINKLSGGEKRRLFLLRVLMSAPNVLIFDEPTNDLDVQTLAVLEEYLEDFNGCVIVVSHDRYFLDRTVDAIFAFESGGNLRQYPGNYSVYLDYKQAEEAKETQENQPKNTSQASPKKAQTQKPKSEKPRKLSYKEKSEYEQLENTIPEMEAEKEELEKLLYNHPPNDFTEMQELTERLAKLCQEIDTATERWLELAERVS